A stretch of DNA from Acidobacteriota bacterium:
GGCTACGAAAACGCTACGCGCAGCTCTAGATGGTACTCAAAGCAAACAAACCGAAACGACGGTCGGCGCAAGACCGTTTGTCCGATGCGGCGACCTCCCTGTGCAGCGCGGCCCTCGCGATGAACCTCTTGATGGTCATCGCGCTGCTGGCGGTCCTCGGCTACAACGGATTGTCCTATTTCTGGCAGCGGCCGCTGGTCGAGATGCATCTTGCCGGCAGCGAGGTCGTCCTCGGCGAGATCCACGAACGCAAGCCGACCGTCGACGCGGAGGCCCATCGCGTCCGAATCAAGACGGGTAATCGCGACGTGACGGGAAGCGACTTCCGCTGGATCGACGAACGGGACATCGAGAGCAAGTCGCGGCCGGAGTCGGCCATGGTCTTCGAGCGCATGGAGTACGGCAACTTCTACGGCACGATCGACTCGCTGCACCGTGAGGACGAGACGTTGGTTCATGGCGACCAGGCCTGGCCCGCGCTGCAGCGGATGCTCAAACAGAAGCGGGGCGAAAAGAAATCAATCCATCGACTCGAGAAGCGCGAGATGGGTAAGCTCAACCATCGAATCGAGAGGCTTCGGATCGGGATTCTGCGCTCCGACGACCCCGGTCTGCGGGAGCAGAAGCGTGTCCTCGAGGCCGAATTCGAAGAACTCTCGCAACAGCTCTTCTCGCTGCGTGACACGTACGCCGCCGAGTACCTGGTCATGAAGACCGGCGACGGCATCGACCACCGCGTACCCGTCGGGGACATTGTCCGGGCGATTCCCGCAAACCGTCAGTCGGTCCTGGACAAGGCTGGCCTGTACGTCTCGCGTGTGGTCGAGTTTGTTGTCGACGATCCGCGGGAGTCCAACACCGAGGGCGGAATCTTCCCTGCCCTTTTCGGCACCGTGATGATGGTCTTCATCATGTCCTTCGCGGTCGCGCCGCTGGGAGTGCTCGCCGCGCTCTACCTGCGGGAGTATGCGAAACAGGGCCTCCTCGTACGCATCGTCCGCGTGGCGGTCAACAACCTCGCCGGTGTCCCGTCCATCGTCTACGGAGTCTTCGGTCTGGGCTTCTTCGTCTACTTCATCGGCGA
This window harbors:
- the pstA gene encoding phosphate ABC transporter permease PstA; its protein translation is MVLKANKPKRRSAQDRLSDAATSLCSAALAMNLLMVIALLAVLGYNGLSYFWQRPLVEMHLAGSEVVLGEIHERKPTVDAEAHRVRIKTGNRDVTGSDFRWIDERDIESKSRPESAMVFERMEYGNFYGTIDSLHREDETLVHGDQAWPALQRMLKQKRGEKKSIHRLEKREMGKLNHRIERLRIGILRSDDPGLREQKRVLEAEFEELSQQLFSLRDTYAAEYLVMKTGDGIDHRVPVGDIVRAIPANRQSVLDKAGLYVSRVVEFVVDDPRESNTEGGIFPALFGTVMMVFIMSFAVAPLGVLAALYLREYAKQGLLVRIVRVAVNNLAGVPSIVYGVFGLGFFVYFIGDGIDRMFFSEVLPTPTWGTGGILWGSLTLALLTVPVVIVATEEGLAAVPRIVREGSLALGATKFETTWRVVLPASAPGILTGMILAMSRAAGEVAPLMIVGMVKLAPSLPIDGNYPFVHLERKFMHLGFHIYDVGFQSPNVEAAKPLVFATALLLIVVVTFMNLGAIAVRNRLRRKYATSAV